From one Lotus japonicus ecotype B-129 chromosome 3, LjGifu_v1.2 genomic stretch:
- the LOC130745022 gene encoding non-symbiotic hemoglobin 1 produces MSTLGSTCFTEEQEALVVKSWSVMKKNSAELGLKLFLKIFEIAPSAQKLFSFLRDSKVPLEENPKLKPHAMSVFVMTCESAAQLRKAGKVTVRESTLKKLGATHYKYGVVNEHFEVTKFALLDTIKEAVPEMWSPEMKNAWAQAYDQLVGAIKSEMKPSSS; encoded by the exons ATGTCCACCCTTGGGAGCACATGTTTCACTGAAGAGCAAGAAGCTCTTGTGGTCAAGTCATGGAGCgtgatgaagaagaattctGCTGAACTGGGTCTCAAGCTTTTCTTGAA AATATTTGAGATTGCTCCATCAGCTCAGAAATTGTTCTCtttcttgagagattcaaaagTTCCTTTGGAGGAGAACCCCAAGCTCAAGCCTCATGCCATGTCTGTCTTTGTCATG ACTTGTGAATCAGCAGCTCAACTGCGGAAGGCTGGAAAAGTCACTGTGAGAGAATCAACCTTGAAAAAGCTAGGTGCTACCCATTATAAATATGGAGTAGTAAACGAGCATTTTGag GTTACAAAGTTTGCACTACTGGATACCATAAAAGAAGCTGTACCTGAAATGTGGTCACCAGAGATGAAGAATGCATGGGCACAAGCTTATGATCAGCTGGTCGGTGCCATTAAATCTGAAATGAAGCCATCATCTTCTTAG